From the genome of Erythrobacter litoralis, one region includes:
- the ctaD gene encoding cytochrome c oxidase subunit I, with the protein MATTAEGFDIHQEDHADHADHKPGFFSRWFMSTNHKDIGTLYLIFAIIAGVIGGAISGIMRLELAEPGIQYLTWWAGFMGGSSDLNTALHMWNVFITAHGLIMVFFMVMPAMIGGFGNWFVPLMIGAPDMAFPRMNNVSFWLTVAGFFSLLFSMFVPGGAGNGAGVGWTVYAPLSTTGSPGPAVDFAIFSLHLAGAGSILGATNFITTIFNMRAPGMTLHKMPLFVWSVLVTAFLLLLALPVLAAAITMLLTDRNFGTTFFDPAGGGDPVLYQHLFWFFGHPEVYIMILPGFGMISQIVATFSRKPVFGYLGMAYAMVAIGVVGFIVWAHHMYTVGLDVNTKMYFTAATMVIAVPTGVKIFSWVATMWGGSLEFKSPLVWALGFIFLFTVGGVTGVVLANGGIDDNLHDTYYVVAHFHYVLSMGAVFSMFAGFYYWFPKMSGRMHSELLSHIHFWLFFIGVNVIFFPQHFLGMQGMPRRYPDYTEAFTLWHQVSTYGYYIMAISMLFFFANLVYAFVAGRRAEANPWGEGATTLEWTLSSPPPFHQFETLPVIEDHHNYHDHRPLGEKPAGA; encoded by the coding sequence ATGGCCACCACTGCTGAAGGCTTCGACATCCACCAGGAAGATCACGCGGACCACGCGGATCACAAGCCGGGCTTCTTTTCCCGCTGGTTCATGTCGACCAACCACAAGGATATCGGGACGCTCTACCTGATCTTCGCGATCATCGCCGGGGTCATCGGCGGCGCGATTTCGGGGATCATGCGGCTCGAACTGGCCGAACCGGGCATCCAGTACCTGACCTGGTGGGCCGGTTTCATGGGCGGCAGCTCGGATCTCAACACCGCGCTCCACATGTGGAACGTGTTCATCACCGCGCACGGCCTCATCATGGTCTTCTTCATGGTGATGCCCGCGATGATCGGCGGCTTCGGCAACTGGTTCGTGCCGCTGATGATCGGCGCGCCGGACATGGCGTTCCCGCGCATGAACAACGTCTCTTTCTGGCTGACCGTGGCGGGCTTCTTTTCGCTCCTGTTCTCGATGTTCGTGCCGGGCGGCGCGGGCAATGGCGCAGGCGTGGGCTGGACGGTCTATGCCCCGCTTTCGACCACCGGTTCGCCCGGTCCCGCGGTCGATTTCGCGATCTTCTCGCTCCACCTTGCGGGCGCGGGTTCGATCCTGGGCGCGACGAACTTCATCACCACCATCTTCAATATGCGCGCGCCGGGCATGACCCTGCACAAGATGCCCCTGTTCGTGTGGTCGGTGCTGGTCACCGCCTTCCTGCTGCTGCTTGCGCTGCCGGTCCTGGCCGCTGCGATCACCATGCTGCTGACGGACCGCAATTTCGGCACGACCTTCTTCGATCCGGCGGGCGGCGGCGATCCGGTGCTCTACCAGCACCTGTTCTGGTTCTTCGGCCACCCCGAAGTCTACATCATGATCCTGCCGGGCTTCGGCATGATCTCGCAGATCGTCGCGACCTTCAGCCGCAAGCCCGTGTTCGGCTATCTCGGCATGGCCTATGCCATGGTCGCGATCGGCGTCGTCGGCTTCATCGTGTGGGCGCACCACATGTATACCGTGGGCCTCGACGTGAACACGAAGATGTATTTCACCGCGGCCACCATGGTGATCGCGGTCCCGACCGGCGTGAAGATCTTCAGCTGGGTGGCGACGATGTGGGGCGGGAGCCTCGAATTCAAGTCTCCGCTCGTCTGGGCGCTGGGCTTCATCTTCCTGTTCACCGTGGGCGGAGTGACCGGCGTCGTGCTCGCCAATGGCGGCATCGACGACAACCTTCACGACACCTATTACGTCGTAGCGCACTTCCACTACGTGCTGTCGATGGGTGCGGTGTTCTCGATGTTCGCGGGCTTCTACTACTGGTTCCCGAAGATGAGCGGGCGGATGCACTCCGAACTGCTCAGCCACATTCACTTCTGGCTGTTCTTCATCGGCGTGAACGTGATCTTCTTCCCGCAGCACTTCCTGGGCATGCAGGGGATGCCGCGGCGCTATCCGGACTACACCGAAGCGTTCACGCTGTGGCACCAGGTGAGTACCTACGGCTACTACATCATGGCGATTTCGATGCTCTTCTTCTTCGCCAACCTCGTCTATGCCTTCGTCGCGGGCCGCCGGGCCGAGGCCAATCCGTGGGGCGAAGGTGCGACGACGCTCGAATGGACGCTGTCTTCCCCGCCGCCGTTCCACCAGTTCGAAACGCTGCCGGTGATCGAGGATCATCACAATTACCACGATCACCGTCCGCTCGGCGAAAAGCCGGCCGGCGCCTGA
- the coxB gene encoding cytochrome c oxidase subunit II → MNARIKIATLSLLAALSVVFAPQVALAQDDALTAAPGSGEVFGEAPASAASGEIVASETTPPQAVGAYSPMAPTKNKGMPTDPNSGEPGAMAKSLTFQDQYSKDGEYALWMHNWFLLPVITAISLFVLGLLLYVVVRYSRRANPEPSRTTHNTWIEVVWTIVPAAILVVIAVPSLTLLARQYETPPEDAVTIKATGYQWYWGYSYPDHGEIEVISNMLSDADAIKNGEPPQLAVDNRMVVPAGVPLRIQTIGADVIHSFAIPSLWFKQDAVPGRLNEKLLTIEEPGVYYGQCSELCGTRHAYMPIAIEALPPEQFAAWVRSQGGTMPGGGTGEEAAAEEEAPVGEVAEVALAD, encoded by the coding sequence ATGAACGCCCGTATCAAAATCGCTACCCTGTCGCTGCTCGCGGCGCTTTCCGTCGTGTTCGCGCCGCAGGTCGCCCTCGCGCAGGATGACGCGCTCACTGCAGCGCCCGGCAGCGGCGAAGTCTTCGGCGAAGCGCCCGCGAGCGCGGCGTCGGGTGAAATCGTGGCGAGCGAGACGACCCCTCCGCAGGCCGTGGGCGCCTACAGCCCGATGGCCCCGACCAAGAACAAGGGCATGCCGACCGACCCGAACAGCGGGGAACCGGGCGCGATGGCCAAGTCGCTGACCTTCCAGGACCAGTATTCCAAGGACGGCGAATACGCGCTGTGGATGCACAACTGGTTCCTGCTGCCGGTGATCACCGCGATCTCGCTGTTCGTGCTGGGCCTGCTGCTCTATGTTGTCGTGCGCTACAGCCGCCGCGCCAATCCCGAGCCTTCGCGCACGACGCACAACACCTGGATCGAGGTGGTCTGGACGATCGTTCCCGCCGCGATCCTCGTCGTGATCGCCGTGCCGTCCCTGACCCTGCTTGCGCGCCAGTATGAAACGCCGCCCGAGGACGCGGTCACGATCAAGGCGACCGGCTATCAGTGGTACTGGGGTTATTCCTATCCCGACCATGGCGAGATCGAGGTGATCTCGAACATGCTGTCCGATGCCGACGCCATCAAGAACGGCGAGCCGCCGCAGCTCGCGGTCGACAACCGCATGGTCGTGCCCGCCGGCGTGCCGCTGCGCATCCAGACGATCGGCGCGGACGTGATCCACTCCTTCGCGATCCCCTCGCTCTGGTTCAAGCAGGATGCGGTCCCGGGCCGCCTCAATGAAAAGCTGCTCACCATCGAGGAGCCGGGCGTCTATTATGGCCAGTGCAGCGAATTGTGCGGCACGCGCCACGCCTACATGCCGATCGCGATCGAAGCGCTTCCACCCGAGCAATTCGCCGCATGGGTCCGCTCGCAGGGCGGCACCATGCCCGGAGGAGGCACCGGCGAAGAAGCCGCTGCCGAGGAAGAGGCGCCGGTCGGGGAAGTGGCCGAAGTGGCGCTCGCCGACTGA
- the pyrE gene encoding orotate phosphoribosyltransferase, which produces MTEDEVLAEFRSCGALLEGHFKLSSGKHSGHYLQCARVLMNPARAARLAEAVVAGIPAEVVDAVDTVVSPAMGGIIIGHEVGRALGRDALFLERPEGTFHLRRGFALEKGAKVLMVEDVVTTGLSSREAIAAVAREGGEVIAECALIDRSMGSVDLGVPFYPLAAFDFPTYAPGDIPPDLAAVAVTKPGSRK; this is translated from the coding sequence ATGACCGAAGACGAAGTGCTCGCCGAATTCCGCAGCTGCGGCGCGCTGCTCGAAGGTCATTTCAAGCTGTCGTCGGGCAAGCATAGCGGCCATTACCTGCAATGCGCGCGCGTTCTGATGAATCCGGCGCGCGCCGCCCGCCTCGCCGAAGCGGTGGTGGCGGGCATCCCTGCCGAAGTGGTCGACGCGGTCGACACCGTCGTCTCGCCCGCAATGGGCGGCATCATCATCGGCCATGAGGTCGGCCGGGCGCTGGGCAGGGACGCGCTGTTCCTGGAACGACCCGAAGGCACCTTTCACCTGCGCCGCGGCTTTGCGCTCGAAAAAGGGGCGAAGGTGCTGATGGTCGAAGATGTGGTGACCACCGGGCTTTCCAGCCGCGAGGCGATTGCAGCGGTCGCGCGCGAGGGCGGCGAGGTGATCGCCGAATGCGCGCTGATCGATCGGTCGATGGGTTCGGTCGATCTCGGCGTTCCCTTCTACCCGCTCGCCGCGTTCGATTTCCCGACCTATGCGCCCGGCGACATCCCGCCCGATCTTGCCGCCGTAGCTGTGACCAAGCCGGGTAGCCGGAAATAG
- a CDS encoding pyridoxine 5'-phosphate synthase, protein MSRTLHPNPLRLGVNIDHVATIRNARGGDHPDPVRAAEIVAKVGGDGITAHLREDRRHIRDEDLRRIQHATDLPLNLEMAATREMLEIALRHKPHAACIVPEKREERTTEGGLDAAGLHNQLAPIVEELKGAGIRVSLFIEANERQLDAALRLGAPVVEFHTGEYAHAVQDGDSERTAAELRRISDMAALAAKNGIEPHAGHGLTFDNVTPIAAIPQIAELNIGHYLIGEAVFIGLEEAIRRMRELMDEAR, encoded by the coding sequence ATGTCGAGGACACTCCATCCCAACCCGCTGCGGCTCGGCGTGAACATCGATCACGTCGCGACGATCCGCAATGCACGCGGCGGCGATCACCCGGACCCTGTTCGCGCGGCGGAAATCGTTGCCAAGGTCGGCGGGGACGGCATCACCGCTCACCTGCGCGAGGATCGCCGCCATATCCGTGACGAGGACCTGCGCCGCATCCAGCATGCGACCGACCTGCCGTTGAACCTCGAAATGGCGGCGACCCGCGAAATGCTGGAAATCGCGCTGCGTCACAAACCGCATGCCGCCTGCATCGTCCCCGAAAAGCGCGAGGAGCGCACCACCGAAGGCGGATTGGACGCGGCCGGGCTGCACAACCAGCTCGCCCCGATCGTCGAGGAACTGAAGGGGGCGGGCATCCGCGTCTCGCTTTTCATCGAGGCGAACGAGCGGCAATTGGACGCAGCGTTGCGGCTGGGCGCGCCGGTGGTCGAATTCCACACCGGCGAATATGCCCACGCGGTCCAGGACGGCGATTCCGAGCGGACGGCGGCGGAACTGAGGCGCATTTCCGACATGGCCGCGCTCGCCGCGAAGAACGGGATCGAGCCGCATGCCGGGCACGGCCTCACCTTCGACAACGTGACGCCGATCGCGGCCATTCCCCAGATCGCCGAGCTCAATATCGGCCACTACCTGATCGGCGAGGCGGTCTTCATCGGGCTCGAGGAGGCGATCCGGCGGATGCGCGAATTGATGGATGAGGCCAGATGA
- the acpS gene encoding holo-ACP synthase has translation MIIGLGSDLCNIERIENSLERFGERFENRVFTPTERAKARRRPFTIAGTYAKRFAAKEAFSKAIGTGFRRGVFMKDIGVVNAPSGAPTLALAGGAAKRLEEMTPHGHEARIHLTLTDDHPWAYALVLIEALPLPAPTPDPS, from the coding sequence ATGATCATCGGCCTTGGTTCGGACCTGTGCAATATCGAACGCATCGAAAACTCGCTCGAACGCTTCGGCGAGCGCTTCGAGAACCGCGTCTTCACCCCCACCGAACGCGCCAAGGCCCGCCGCCGCCCCTTCACCATCGCCGGCACCTACGCCAAGCGTTTCGCCGCCAAGGAAGCCTTTTCCAAGGCGATCGGCACAGGATTCAGGCGCGGCGTCTTCATGAAGGATATCGGCGTCGTCAACGCACCTTCGGGCGCGCCGACGCTCGCGCTTGCCGGCGGCGCGGCAAAGCGGCTTGAAGAAATGACGCCCCACGGGCATGAGGCGCGCATTCATCTGACCCTCACCGACGATCACCCATGGGCCTATGCGCTCGTGCTGATCGAGGCCCTTCCGCTGCCCGCGCCCACCCCGGACCCGTCCTGA
- the lepB gene encoding signal peptidase I, whose amino-acid sequence MAELRGLALMLLAVLAFHSLVAKPFYIPSASMMPTLWVGDRLIVSKYPYGWSWASASFHLLPRGDWRIWPDTPEYGDIVIPVHPIRNEDYIKRVVGLPGDIVEVEGGRLILNGTPVAREQVASVRLPFEPELYCNRIDGLATPCLDAFEDYRVTTPEGTFFEPPTFRETLPNGATYLIIDHERVRFDDHGPVTVPEGHVFVMGDNRDHSADSRASIAESGLGGPVPLENIGGRAEFITFSLDGSTTWNPASWFSSLRGDRAWTTLRPALAEGTAPRAGANE is encoded by the coding sequence CTGGCCGAACTGCGCGGCCTTGCGCTGATGCTGCTCGCGGTGCTGGCCTTCCACAGCCTCGTCGCCAAGCCGTTCTACATCCCCTCGGCCTCGATGATGCCGACCCTGTGGGTGGGCGACCGGCTGATCGTCAGCAAATATCCCTATGGCTGGTCCTGGGCCTCGGCGAGCTTCCACCTGCTCCCGCGAGGCGACTGGCGCATCTGGCCCGACACGCCCGAATATGGCGACATCGTCATCCCCGTGCACCCGATCAGGAACGAGGATTACATCAAGCGCGTCGTCGGCCTGCCCGGCGACATCGTCGAGGTCGAGGGCGGGCGCCTGATCCTGAACGGCACCCCGGTCGCGCGCGAACAGGTCGCATCGGTGCGCCTGCCGTTCGAACCCGAACTCTACTGCAACCGCATCGACGGGCTGGCGACGCCCTGCCTCGACGCGTTCGAGGATTACCGCGTCACCACGCCCGAGGGCACCTTTTTCGAGCCGCCGACCTTCCGCGAGACGCTGCCCAATGGCGCGACCTATCTCATTATCGATCACGAACGCGTGCGCTTCGACGATCACGGCCCCGTCACCGTTCCCGAAGGCCACGTCTTCGTGATGGGCGACAACCGCGACCATTCGGCCGACAGCCGCGCCAGCATCGCCGAAAGCGGCCTTGGCGGCCCGGTTCCGCTGGAAAATATCGGCGGGCGCGCGGAATTCATCACCTTCTCGCTCGACGGGTCGACCACCTGGAACCCGGCGAGCTGGTTTTCCAGCCTGCGCGGCGACCGGGCATGGACCACGCTGCGCCCCGCTCTGGCCGAGGGAACCGCGCCCCGTGCCGGGGCGAACGAATGA
- a CDS encoding DUF3089 domain-containing protein, with product MAKKFLYLVATIIVLILAGALALTLFSAEITRFVMVPDSEFTPQEPLERNAYEDPSLWYSRPGIGTSDPARWQPAYAPETAVPSGVSEDAKARVVSTTDQPDFAVFFVHPTSYRSTANWNAPLGETDDPDAAEADKFARIFLRGMASPFNAASEIWAPRYRQATMGAFLTNGPEGGQALDAAYADVREAFRYFLDSVGEETPIVLAGHSQGALHLMRLLAEEVQGSPAAGRLVAAYVIGWPISLEHDLPAMGVPACATANQTGCVLSWSSFAAPADPSAVLETYAASTGLDGEVRGTSEILCTNPITGRIGGSAPANRNLGTLKPDESLADGELVPGAVPATCEDRGLLMIGPPPEMGALVLPGNNYHVYDIPLFWANTKVDAARRVQAFAGESAGGDTAN from the coding sequence ATGGCCAAGAAATTCCTCTATCTCGTCGCGACGATCATCGTCCTGATCCTTGCGGGCGCGCTCGCTCTCACCCTGTTCTCGGCCGAGATCACGCGCTTCGTGATGGTGCCCGACAGCGAATTCACGCCCCAGGAACCGCTCGAACGCAACGCCTATGAAGACCCCTCGCTGTGGTATTCGCGCCCGGGCATCGGCACTTCGGACCCGGCCCGCTGGCAACCCGCCTACGCGCCCGAAACCGCCGTCCCGAGCGGGGTGAGCGAGGACGCGAAGGCGCGCGTCGTGTCGACCACGGACCAGCCCGATTTCGCGGTCTTCTTCGTCCATCCCACCAGCTATCGCAGCACCGCCAACTGGAATGCACCGCTGGGCGAGACCGACGATCCCGACGCGGCCGAGGCCGACAAATTCGCCCGCATCTTCCTGCGCGGCATGGCGAGCCCGTTCAACGCCGCGTCCGAAATCTGGGCGCCGCGCTATCGCCAGGCGACGATGGGCGCCTTTCTGACCAATGGCCCGGAAGGCGGACAGGCGCTCGATGCGGCCTATGCCGATGTGCGCGAGGCGTTCCGCTATTTCCTCGATTCGGTGGGAGAGGAAACGCCGATCGTGCTCGCCGGGCACAGCCAGGGCGCGCTCCACCTGATGCGCCTTCTGGCGGAAGAGGTGCAGGGATCGCCCGCCGCCGGACGGCTGGTCGCGGCCTATGTCATCGGCTGGCCGATCTCGCTCGAACATGACCTTCCGGCGATGGGAGTTCCCGCCTGCGCGACCGCGAACCAGACGGGCTGCGTGCTGTCATGGTCGAGCTTTGCCGCGCCGGCCGATCCTTCCGCCGTGCTCGAAACCTATGCCGCCTCGACCGGGCTCGACGGAGAGGTGCGCGGGACGAGCGAGATCCTGTGCACCAATCCCATCACCGGCCGGATCGGCGGCTCGGCCCCGGCGAACCGCAATCTCGGCACGCTCAAGCCCGACGAAAGCCTTGCCGACGGCGAACTGGTGCCGGGCGCCGTGCCTGCGACCTGCGAGGATCGCGGCCTGCTGATGATCGGCCCGCCGCCGGAAATGGGCGCGCTGGTGCTCCCGGGGAACAATTACCACGTCTATGACATCCCGCTGTTCTGGGCGAACACCAAGGTCGACGCGGCGCGCCGGGTGCAGGCCTTTGCGGGTGAAAGCGCGGGCGGGGACACGGCGAACTGA
- the ruvX gene encoding Holliday junction resolvase RuvX — protein sequence MITEHALDFAEALPDGGALLGLDLGTKTVGTATCDAGWRFATNGRTIARGKWGRDRETLAALIAERQVRGVVIGLPRNMDGSEGPRAQASRAYAKNCAEAFALPVLLWDERWSTKSAEAALIGQGTSRKKRAQSIDSHAAAIILQGAIDRLAGGVL from the coding sequence CTGATTACCGAACACGCCCTCGATTTCGCCGAGGCCCTGCCCGATGGCGGCGCGCTGCTCGGGCTCGATCTCGGCACCAAGACCGTCGGCACCGCGACCTGCGATGCGGGCTGGCGCTTCGCCACCAATGGCAGGACGATCGCGCGCGGCAAATGGGGGCGCGACCGCGAGACGCTTGCCGCGCTGATCGCCGAACGGCAGGTCCGGGGCGTGGTGATCGGCCTGCCGCGCAACATGGACGGCTCCGAAGGCCCGCGCGCGCAGGCGAGCCGCGCCTATGCGAAAAATTGCGCCGAAGCCTTCGCGCTGCCCGTCCTGCTGTGGGACGAACGCTGGTCCACCAAAAGCGCCGAGGCGGCACTGATCGGCCAGGGCACAAGCCGGAAAAAACGCGCCCAGAGCATCGACAGCCACGCCGCCGCAATCATCCTGCAAGGCGCGATCGACCGGCTCGCCGGCGGGGTGCTGTGA
- a CDS encoding PaaI family thioesterase — protein sequence MSNQPKFDAGEAGKFFFRAGHTGWLGLEYVAHGQNWVELKLPWREDLIGEPDRHVLASGPIVSLMDMASGMSIWQTTGVFTPVATLDLRVDYQRPAREKSAVWGRVECYRTTRSAAFVRGIAHDGDEADPVAHVAGVFMQVSYDPKKRLEAQAESAKTEGRDDD from the coding sequence ATGAGCAATCAGCCGAAATTCGACGCCGGCGAGGCGGGGAAATTCTTCTTTCGCGCCGGCCATACCGGATGGCTCGGCCTCGAATACGTGGCCCACGGGCAGAACTGGGTCGAATTGAAGCTGCCCTGGCGCGAGGACCTGATCGGCGAACCCGACCGCCACGTCCTCGCCTCCGGCCCGATCGTCAGCCTCATGGACATGGCGAGCGGGATGTCGATCTGGCAGACGACCGGCGTGTTCACCCCGGTCGCGACGCTCGACCTCAGGGTCGATTACCAGCGCCCCGCGCGCGAGAAGAGCGCGGTGTGGGGCCGGGTCGAATGCTACCGCACCACCCGTTCGGCCGCCTTCGTGCGCGGCATCGCCCATGACGGGGACGAAGCCGACCCGGTGGCGCATGTCGCGGGGGTCTTCATGCAGGTTTCCTACGATCCGAAGAAACGCCTCGAAGCGCAGGCCGAGAGCGCGAAAACGGAAGGCCGCGACGATGACTGA
- a CDS encoding PaaI family thioesterase yields MTEGSSLELTAYARSLGIEVEREEDGLPVLAVDFGRNVEGRPGHFHGGATAGLLETAGYAALRTRLLAEGREPQLKPINITVQYLSAGRQKRTFALARITRLGRRNANLTVEAWQDDRTRPIASAVMNILMA; encoded by the coding sequence ATGACTGAGGGCTCTTCGCTCGAACTCACCGCCTATGCCCGCTCGCTCGGCATCGAGGTCGAGCGCGAGGAGGACGGCCTCCCGGTGCTCGCGGTGGATTTCGGCCGCAATGTCGAGGGGCGGCCGGGCCATTTCCATGGCGGGGCGACGGCGGGCCTGCTCGAGACGGCGGGCTATGCCGCGCTGCGCACCCGGCTGTTGGCCGAAGGGCGCGAGCCGCAATTGAAACCGATCAACATCACCGTGCAATACCTCTCCGCCGGACGGCAGAAACGCACCTTTGCGCTCGCCCGGATCACGCGGCTCGGCCGGCGCAATGCCAACCTGACGGTCGAGGCGTGGCAGGACGACCGCACCCGCCCGATCGCAAGCGCGGTCATGAACATCCTGATGGCCTAG
- a CDS encoding transglycosylase domain-containing protein produces the protein MGLFERFRRSARAHSRGSADSDAPGYFPLYESQRPVDDEDAPSRAAPAPDYAKWDESLARLDDAVEIEERRRLRWWQREYWRSRGKLWWTVRGIAAALLAFFALIGWLAVTAPLSKSLEPIAAPQVTLLASDGTPIARSGAMVAEPVEIAKLPPHVPQAFMAIEDRRFYSHWGIDPRGIARAAWTGRGGGSTITQQLAKFTFLTPEQTLTRKAREAMIALWLEAWLTKDEILERYLSNAYFGDNQYGLRAASLHYFYRQPENLKPEQAAMLAGLLQAPSAYAPTRHYDRAKARMDLVVAAMVEEGYLTPGEAAALPAPRLDVRTRNDLPTGTYFADWALPIAREGMEASYSRQVLTTTLDSRLQALASRVVARAPLGTAQVALVAMRPTGEVVAMVGGRDYATSPFNRATQARRQPGSTFKLFVYLAALDAGWEPEDTIANTPFESGSYQPKNARENYSDTITLEQALASSSNVAAVRLMNEVGSKRVIRMARDLGVASAMPEGDPSLALGTSTMTLIELTASYAGVAGNAFPVTPRAFEREEKGWFDWLTTREDSLSSRHHEAIERMLRAAVNRGTGRAAMLPVANYGKTGTTQDYRDALFVGYAGEGENRLVVGVWIGNDDNSPLAGVTGGSLPARIWKDFMRGALRLGGPAPAPVPTASPDPEGPVQPFDVPEGAEIPLDENGSTLRIEEGAVTVTTEIDGAPVEFRLREDGLEVVPAGADPPN, from the coding sequence ATGGGCCTCTTCGAGCGATTCCGCAGGAGCGCGCGCGCGCATTCGCGCGGTAGCGCTGATTCCGACGCTCCCGGCTATTTCCCGCTCTACGAATCGCAGCGCCCGGTAGACGACGAGGATGCGCCCTCGCGCGCCGCTCCCGCCCCCGATTACGCCAAGTGGGACGAAAGTCTCGCCCGGCTCGACGATGCGGTCGAAATCGAGGAACGCCGCCGCCTCAGGTGGTGGCAGCGCGAATACTGGCGCTCTCGCGGCAAGCTGTGGTGGACGGTGCGGGGCATTGCCGCCGCGCTGCTCGCCTTCTTCGCGCTGATCGGCTGGCTCGCCGTCACGGCGCCGCTTTCGAAAAGCCTCGAGCCCATCGCCGCCCCGCAGGTTACGCTGCTCGCCAGCGACGGGACGCCGATCGCGCGTTCCGGGGCGATGGTGGCGGAGCCGGTCGAGATCGCCAAGCTTCCGCCGCACGTTCCGCAGGCCTTCATGGCGATCGAGGACCGGCGGTTCTATTCGCATTGGGGGATCGACCCGCGCGGTATCGCGCGCGCCGCATGGACCGGGCGGGGCGGTGGTTCGACCATCACCCAGCAGCTGGCCAAGTTCACCTTCCTCACGCCCGAACAGACCCTGACCCGCAAGGCCCGCGAGGCGATGATCGCGCTGTGGCTGGAGGCGTGGCTGACCAAGGACGAGATCCTCGAACGCTACCTGTCGAACGCCTATTTCGGCGACAACCAGTACGGGCTTCGCGCGGCTTCCTTGCACTATTTCTACCGCCAGCCCGAAAACCTGAAGCCCGAACAGGCCGCGATGCTGGCCGGGTTGCTCCAGGCGCCATCCGCCTATGCGCCGACCCGGCATTACGACCGGGCGAAGGCGCGCATGGATCTCGTCGTCGCGGCGATGGTGGAGGAGGGGTATCTCACGCCCGGAGAGGCCGCGGCGCTGCCCGCGCCCCGGCTCGACGTGCGCACGCGCAACGATCTTCCGACGGGGACCTATTTCGCCGACTGGGCGCTTCCCATCGCGCGCGAGGGGATGGAGGCGAGCTATTCGAGGCAGGTGCTCACGACCACGCTCGATTCGCGCCTGCAGGCGCTGGCGAGCCGGGTGGTGGCGCGCGCGCCGCTGGGAACTGCGCAGGTCGCGCTGGTCGCGATGCGGCCCACCGGAGAGGTGGTCGCGATGGTCGGCGGCAGGGATTACGCGACCTCGCCCTTCAACCGGGCGACGCAGGCCCGCCGCCAGCCGGGATCGACCTTCAAGCTGTTCGTCTATCTCGCCGCGCTCGACGCCGGGTGGGAGCCGGAGGACACGATAGCCAACACGCCGTTCGAAAGCGGGTCCTATCAGCCGAAAAATGCGCGCGAGAACTATTCGGACACGATCACGCTTGAACAGGCGCTCGCTTCGTCGAGCAATGTCGCCGCCGTGCGGCTGATGAACGAGGTCGGTTCAAAGCGGGTGATCCGCATGGCGCGCGATCTGGGCGTCGCCTCCGCAATGCCGGAAGGCGATCCGAGCCTCGCGCTCGGCACCTCGACCATGACGCTGATCGAGCTCACCGCCTCCTATGCGGGCGTCGCGGGCAATGCCTTTCCGGTCACTCCGCGCGCGTTCGAGCGCGAGGAGAAGGGCTGGTTCGACTGGCTGACCACGCGCGAGGACAGCCTTTCGAGCCGCCACCACGAGGCGATCGAGCGGATGCTGCGCGCGGCCGTCAATCGCGGCACGGGGCGCGCGGCGATGCTGCCGGTCGCCAATTACGGCAAGACCGGGACGACGCAGGATTACCGCGACGCGCTGTTCGTGGGCTATGCCGGGGAGGGCGAGAACCGGCTGGTGGTGGGCGTGTGGATCGGTAATGACGACAATTCGCCGCTTGCCGGTGTCACGGGCGGGAGCCTGCCGGCGCGCATCTGGAAGGATTTCATGCGCGGCGCGCTGCGCCTTGGCGGGCCGGCCCCGGCGCCCGTGCCCACCGCCTCGCCCGATCCCGAAGGCCCGGTCCAGCCCTTCGACGTGCCCGAGGGCGCCGAAATCCCGCTCGACGAGAACGGCTCGACGCTCAGGATCGAGGAAGGCGCGGTCACGGTCACGACCGAGATCGACGGCGCCCCGGTCGAATTTCGCCTGCGCGAGGACGGGCTGGAGGTCGTCCCCGCAGGCGCGGACCCGCCGAACTAG